The following are encoded in a window of Sphaerisporangium siamense genomic DNA:
- a CDS encoding LLM class flavin-dependent oxidoreductase gives MTDEIRGVARGESTVPLSILDLATVGAGDTPSGALRTTTELARRAEEWGYHRFWVAEHHGMPSVASSSPAVILAHLGAGTRSIRLGSGGVMLPNHAPLIVAEQFGTLHALHPGRIDLGLGRAPGTDQATARALRRRATPDADDFPEQLAELVAFLDDTYEAGPRGPRIRAVPGEASAPGSGRPPIWLLGSSGFSAGLAALLGLPFAFAHHFSSANTIPALELYRSRFEPSAVLDKPYAMIGVSAVAADTGAEALRRARTGALGMLRLRRGMPAPLPTPEEAEAYPYSPAEEQFVRDWLGNVVHGDPGTVRAGLDALRERTGADELMITTGVHGGEARIRSYGLIAEAYGMTKEL, from the coding sequence ATGACCGATGAGATCCGTGGTGTGGCCCGTGGCGAGTCGACCGTCCCGCTCTCGATCCTGGACCTGGCGACCGTCGGCGCGGGCGACACGCCGTCCGGCGCGCTCCGGACGACGACGGAGCTGGCGCGGCGCGCGGAGGAATGGGGTTACCACCGGTTCTGGGTGGCCGAGCACCACGGCATGCCGAGCGTGGCCAGCTCCTCCCCCGCCGTGATCCTGGCCCATCTGGGCGCCGGCACGCGGAGCATCCGGCTCGGCTCGGGCGGCGTGATGCTCCCGAACCACGCGCCGCTCATCGTGGCCGAGCAGTTCGGCACCCTGCACGCCCTGCACCCCGGGCGCATCGACCTCGGCCTCGGCCGCGCCCCCGGCACCGACCAGGCGACGGCCCGCGCGCTGCGCCGCAGGGCGACCCCGGACGCCGACGACTTCCCCGAGCAGCTCGCCGAGCTCGTCGCCTTCCTCGACGACACCTACGAGGCCGGCCCGCGGGGCCCGCGCATCCGCGCCGTGCCCGGCGAGGCGAGCGCGCCCGGGTCCGGGCGCCCGCCGATCTGGCTGCTCGGATCCAGCGGGTTCAGCGCGGGGCTGGCCGCGCTGCTCGGCCTGCCGTTCGCCTTCGCCCACCACTTCAGCTCCGCCAACACGATCCCCGCCCTGGAGCTGTACCGCTCGCGGTTCGAGCCGTCCGCCGTGCTGGACAAGCCGTACGCGATGATCGGCGTGAGCGCGGTGGCGGCGGACACCGGCGCGGAGGCGCTGCGGCGGGCGCGCACCGGGGCGCTCGGCATGCTGCGCCTGCGGCGGGGCATGCCCGCGCCGCTGCCCACGCCCGAGGAGGCCGAGGCGTACCCCTACAGTCCCGCCGAGGAGCAGTTCGTCCGCGACTGGCTCGGCAACGTCGTGCACGGCGACCCGGGGACGGTGCGGGCGGGCCTGGACGCGCTGCGCGAGCGCACCGGGGCGGACGAGCTGATGATCACCACGGGCGTCCACGGCGGCGAGGCCAGGATCCGCTCCTACGGGCTGATCGCCGAGGCGTACGGCATGACCAAGGAGCTCTGA
- a CDS encoding DUF397 domain-containing protein, translating into MRFSSTAYFPAVEWRTAARCTTKNCVEVAIVDGLIAVRDSKDPANPALLYTESEWQVFIDGAKNGEFDVQSLKRPSGEN; encoded by the coding sequence ATGAGGTTTTCTTCAACCGCGTATTTTCCCGCGGTCGAGTGGCGCACGGCCGCTCGCTGTACCACCAAGAATTGTGTCGAGGTCGCGATCGTGGACGGGTTGATAGCCGTACGCGACTCGAAGGACCCCGCGAATCCTGCGCTGCTCTACACCGAGAGTGAATGGCAGGTCTTCATCGACGGCGCCAAGAACGGCGAATTCGATGTGCAGAGCCTCAAGAGGCCGTCGGGCGAAAACTGA
- a CDS encoding glycosyl hydrolase family 8, producing MLGSAGLRRQVRATLLATLLATLLAAVLAAAAGCAHAPATPSRDAGAPSRGGAVTPGPAVPFGGHRFPYAAGTLTPSAPREDLDRAVVAHYTRWKKAFLKRNCGHGWYQVISPDADHPYVAEAQGYGMVILATMAGADPEARTAFDGMVAYMLAHPSVNDHDLLAAEQDSRCRSVNGSDSATDGDLDVAYALLLADRQWGSAGVHDYRSLAIRHIDAIKASEINPRTRLTRLGDWSTPGDPTYYVTRSSDWLLDRFRAFAKATGDPAWDEIRAAHQRLIAAQQARYAPRTGLLADYVVATGTAPRPAPGQVLEDAHDGAYYWNACRDPWRIGADAVTAGDPASRAAARAMSAWIRRATGGDPDRIAAGYTLKGAPIDEGEEPAFFAPFAVAAMSDPGAQAWLDALWAKMARTPVVPSDYYAATVQLQVMLVVSGNSWTP from the coding sequence GTGCTGGGTTCCGCCGGTCTCCGCCGCCAGGTCCGCGCCACCCTGCTCGCCACCCTGCTCGCCACCCTGCTTGCCGCCGTGCTCGCCGCGGCGGCGGGCTGCGCGCACGCCCCCGCCACGCCCTCCCGGGACGCCGGGGCGCCCTCCCGGGGCGGCGCCGTGACGCCGGGCCCGGCCGTCCCGTTCGGCGGCCACCGGTTCCCGTACGCGGCCGGGACGCTGACCCCCTCGGCGCCGCGCGAGGACCTCGACCGCGCGGTCGTCGCCCACTACACCCGGTGGAAGAAGGCGTTCCTCAAGCGGAACTGCGGCCACGGCTGGTACCAGGTGATCTCGCCCGACGCCGACCACCCGTACGTCGCCGAGGCGCAGGGCTACGGCATGGTGATCCTGGCGACGATGGCCGGGGCCGACCCGGAGGCCAGGACGGCCTTCGACGGCATGGTCGCCTACATGCTCGCCCATCCGTCGGTGAACGACCACGACCTTCTCGCGGCCGAGCAGGACTCGCGGTGCCGCAGCGTCAACGGCTCGGACTCGGCGACCGACGGCGACCTCGATGTGGCCTACGCCCTGCTGCTGGCCGACCGCCAGTGGGGGAGCGCCGGCGTCCACGACTACCGGAGCCTGGCGATCCGGCACATCGACGCGATCAAGGCGAGCGAGATCAACCCCCGCACGCGCCTGACCCGCCTCGGCGACTGGAGCACGCCCGGCGACCCGACGTACTACGTCACCCGCTCCTCCGACTGGCTCCTCGACCGCTTCCGCGCGTTCGCCAAGGCGACCGGCGACCCGGCCTGGGACGAGATCAGGGCCGCGCACCAGCGCCTGATCGCCGCCCAGCAGGCCAGGTACGCCCCGCGGACCGGGCTGCTCGCCGACTACGTCGTCGCCACCGGCACCGCCCCGAGGCCCGCGCCGGGCCAGGTGCTGGAGGACGCCCACGACGGCGCGTACTACTGGAACGCCTGCCGGGACCCGTGGCGGATCGGCGCCGACGCCGTCACCGCCGGCGACCCGGCCTCGCGCGCCGCCGCCCGCGCGATGAGCGCCTGGATCAGGCGCGCGACCGGCGGAGACCCGGACAGGATCGCGGCCGGCTACACGCTCAAGGGCGCCCCCATCGACGAGGGGGAGGAGCCGGCGTTCTTCGCCCCCTTCGCCGTCGCGGCCATGTCCGACCCCGGCGCCCAGGCATGGCTCGACGCCCTCTGGGCGAAGATGGCCCGCACGCCCGTCGTGCCGTCCGACTACTACGCGGCCACCGTCCAGCTCCAGGTCATGCTGGTCGTCAGCGGCAACTCGTGGACGCCCTGA
- the glgX gene encoding glycogen debranching protein GlgX, translating into MIETWPGDPYPLGATYDGAGTNFALYTEVGERVELCLFDDAGKERRVELTEIEGFVWHGYLPGIGPGQRYGYRVHGLYDPARGHRCNPNKLLLDPYAKAIEGGVRWDQAVYGYRFGEPDSRDDSDSAAHVPKSVVVNPFFGWGHDRPPATPYHDTVIYEAHVRGLTIQHPRIPERIRGTYAALGHPEIIDHLTGLGVTAVELMPVHQFVTDDTLQQRGLTNYWGYNTIGFFAPHNAYSSSGELGGQVLEFKAMVKALHEANIEVILDVVYNHTAEGNHLGPTLSMRGIDNKSYYRLVDDDQRYYMDTTGTGNSLLMRSPHTLQLIMDSLRYWVIEMHVDGFRFDLAATLARELHEVDRLSAFFDLVQQDPVLSQVKLIAEPWDVGPGGYQVGNFPPRWTEWNGRYRDTIRDLWRGEPAALPEFASRLTGSSDLYQDDSRRPAASINFVTCHDGFTLRDLVSYNTKHNEANGEGNRDGTDDNRSWNCGEEGQAGVAVEALREQQKRNFLATLFLSQGVPMLSHGDELGRTQGGNNNAYCQDNEISWVDWSDVRENWLLLEFTQQLARLRRDHPVFRRRRFFYGRAVRGSGDELTDIAWLTPAGVEMTDADWHNGYAKSLCVFLNGEAITEPDRRGRRIVDDSFLLMFNAYHDTIEFTIPKDFGEAWMPEIDTAVPISVDSALYRAGDEVPVAGRSVRVLRRA; encoded by the coding sequence ATGATCGAAACTTGGCCCGGCGATCCCTATCCGCTCGGGGCTACATATGACGGCGCGGGGACGAACTTCGCGCTCTATACAGAAGTGGGCGAGCGCGTGGAGCTCTGCCTGTTCGACGACGCAGGGAAGGAGAGACGTGTCGAGCTCACCGAGATCGAGGGCTTCGTCTGGCACGGATACCTTCCGGGCATAGGCCCGGGGCAGCGGTACGGCTATCGCGTCCACGGGCTCTACGACCCTGCGCGCGGACACCGCTGCAACCCCAACAAGCTCCTGCTGGACCCGTACGCCAAGGCCATCGAGGGCGGGGTGCGGTGGGACCAGGCCGTGTACGGCTACCGCTTCGGCGAGCCGGACAGCCGTGACGACTCGGACTCCGCGGCTCACGTGCCGAAGTCCGTCGTGGTCAACCCGTTCTTCGGCTGGGGGCACGACCGTCCGCCCGCGACGCCGTACCACGACACGGTCATCTACGAGGCGCACGTCCGCGGGCTGACCATCCAGCATCCCCGCATCCCCGAGCGCATCCGCGGCACCTACGCCGCGCTCGGGCACCCGGAGATCATCGACCATCTGACCGGTCTCGGGGTCACCGCGGTCGAGCTGATGCCCGTGCACCAGTTCGTCACCGACGACACGCTCCAGCAGCGCGGCCTGACCAACTACTGGGGCTACAACACCATCGGCTTCTTCGCCCCGCACAACGCCTACTCCAGCTCCGGGGAGCTCGGCGGGCAGGTGCTGGAGTTCAAGGCGATGGTCAAGGCCCTGCACGAGGCCAACATCGAGGTCATCCTCGACGTCGTCTACAACCACACCGCCGAGGGCAACCACCTCGGGCCGACGCTCAGCATGCGCGGCATCGACAACAAGTCGTACTACCGGCTCGTGGACGACGACCAGCGCTACTACATGGACACGACCGGCACCGGCAACAGCCTGCTGATGCGCTCGCCGCACACGCTGCAGCTCATCATGGACTCCCTGCGGTACTGGGTCATCGAGATGCACGTGGACGGCTTCCGCTTCGACCTCGCGGCCACCCTGGCCCGCGAGCTGCACGAGGTGGACCGGCTGTCGGCGTTCTTCGACCTCGTCCAGCAGGACCCGGTGCTCAGCCAGGTCAAGCTCATCGCCGAGCCGTGGGACGTCGGCCCCGGCGGCTACCAGGTGGGCAACTTCCCGCCCCGGTGGACGGAGTGGAACGGCCGCTACCGCGACACGATCCGCGACCTGTGGCGCGGCGAGCCCGCCGCGCTGCCGGAATTCGCCTCGCGCCTCACCGGCTCCAGCGACCTCTACCAGGACGACAGCCGCCGCCCCGCCGCGTCGATCAACTTCGTGACCTGCCACGACGGTTTCACCCTGCGCGACCTGGTGTCGTACAACACCAAGCACAACGAGGCCAACGGCGAGGGCAACCGCGACGGCACCGACGACAACCGGTCCTGGAACTGCGGCGAGGAGGGCCAGGCCGGGGTCGCGGTCGAGGCGCTGCGCGAGCAGCAGAAGCGCAACTTCCTGGCCACGCTGTTCCTGTCGCAGGGCGTGCCCATGCTCTCGCACGGCGACGAGCTCGGGCGCACCCAGGGCGGCAACAACAACGCCTACTGCCAGGACAACGAGATCAGCTGGGTCGACTGGTCCGACGTCCGCGAGAACTGGCTGCTGCTGGAGTTCACCCAGCAGCTGGCCCGGCTGCGGCGCGACCACCCGGTGTTCCGGCGCAGGCGGTTCTTCTACGGCCGCGCGGTGCGCGGGTCCGGCGACGAGCTGACCGACATCGCCTGGCTCACGCCCGCGGGCGTCGAGATGACCGACGCCGACTGGCACAACGGGTACGCCAAGTCGCTGTGCGTCTTCCTGAACGGCGAGGCCATCACCGAGCCGGACCGGCGCGGGCGCCGCATCGTGGACGACTCGTTCCTGCTGATGTTCAACGCCTACCACGACACGATCGAGTTCACGATCCCCAAGGACTTCGGCGAGGCGTGGATGCCCGAGATCGACACCGCGGTGCCCATCAGCGTCGACTCCGCGCTCTACCGCGCGGGCGACGAGGTGCCGGTGGCGGGCCGCTCGGTCCGCGTGCTGCGCCGCGCCTGA
- a CDS encoding helix-turn-helix domain-containing protein, which translates to MANPTLRRRQLATRLRELRKDAGMSIEDAAQRLECSPAKISRIETGRRGVIPRDVRDLCLIYGADQAETESLMRMAREARQPGWWQTYDDPDFRLYIGLETEASAITVYDTCAVPGILQTAEYARAIIRAVLPEIDEGVLRERVETRMKRQGILRQASPPRHLVILDESVLHRPVGGAAVMRAQLERVVEWTRLPHVSVRVIPFSVGAHMGFNSAFTLLEMSDPGLSDIAYVESITRAEYLEKPSELAICREAAHRLTALALGPEASAARIAEVNRTYAG; encoded by the coding sequence ATGGCCAACCCGACCCTGCGGCGCCGCCAGCTCGCCACGAGGCTGCGCGAGCTCCGCAAGGACGCCGGGATGAGCATCGAGGACGCCGCCCAGCGCCTGGAGTGCTCGCCCGCCAAGATCAGCAGGATCGAGACGGGCCGGCGCGGCGTGATCCCCCGGGACGTGCGCGACCTGTGCCTGATCTACGGCGCGGACCAGGCCGAGACCGAGAGCCTGATGCGCATGGCCCGCGAGGCGAGGCAGCCGGGGTGGTGGCAGACCTACGACGACCCCGACTTCCGCCTCTACATAGGGCTGGAGACCGAGGCGTCCGCCATCACCGTCTACGACACCTGCGCGGTGCCGGGAATCCTGCAGACCGCCGAATACGCGCGCGCGATAATCAGGGCGGTGCTGCCCGAGATCGATGAGGGCGTTCTCAGGGAACGCGTCGAGACGCGCATGAAAAGGCAGGGGATCCTGCGGCAGGCGTCGCCGCCGCGCCATCTCGTCATTCTCGACGAATCGGTGCTGCACCGCCCCGTGGGCGGCGCCGCGGTGATGCGCGCCCAGTTGGAGCGGGTCGTGGAATGGACGCGGCTGCCGCACGTCAGCGTGCGGGTGATCCCGTTCTCCGTGGGGGCGCACATGGGATTCAACAGCGCGTTCACGCTGCTGGAGATGAGCGACCCCGGGCTCTCCGACATCGCCTACGTCGAGTCGATCACGCGCGCCGAATACCTGGAGAAGCCCTCCGAGCTGGCCATCTGCCGGGAGGCCGCGCACCGCCTGACGGCGCTCGCCCTCGGGCCCGAGGCGTCCGCCGCCCGCATCGCCGAGGTCAACAGAACCTACGCCGGCTGA
- the treY gene encoding malto-oligosyltrehalose synthase, with amino-acid sequence MTDPVKPQAPVRPTATYRLQLTPDFGFAEAAELTSYLAELGVSHLYLSPILQAAPDSRHGYDVTDHSRVREEFGGMAGLRRLAARGLPIVADIVPNHMTIPVPESGNARLWDVLRHGPGAASARWFDLDWIGGQVALPVLGPGADPEAEVVADGDVLRYHDHEYPLRGDGRPADQFYRLVSWRDAPGYRRFFDVSSLIGLRAEDPEVFEATHEVILRLVDEGLVTGLRVDHPDGLADPRGYLARLRGRAPVWTVAEKILVEDERLPGDWACEGTTGYDALNMVTRLFVDPDGEEPLLDVFVRHTGFPPDYDAVRDEAKKQVLERFFTGEVDRLTREVPELREAFVELLAAMPVYRAYAVPGEEHPEETLRIVRAAAEAASARTNPEAVAKAADLVLYGPPETVVRFQQTCGPVMAKGVEDTALYRWYPLACLNEVGGEPDHFWVSPDRFHRYCEGMAPHTMTTLSTHDTKRSEDVRARLAVLSELPAEWAEAVAGWTAQVSFDPKLDYLAWQNLMAAWPIDAGRFADFLAKAAREAKTSISWADPDPSYEQGVREFAARAIEVCGPSVAAFTERVDRYARANSLGQKLVQLMMPGIPDVYQGCETTDFSLVDPDNRRPVDFAYRRSLLGGPGADSWDAAKLLVTASALRLRARVGEDLPYVPLDTEGIGRDHSVAFARGERAVVVVTRLPAGLERRGGWGCAPVGLPRGRWRDVLTGVPHTGRVPYAHLLARYPVALLERE; translated from the coding sequence GTGACCGACCCCGTGAAGCCCCAGGCGCCGGTGAGGCCCACGGCGACCTACCGGCTGCAGCTCACCCCGGACTTCGGCTTCGCCGAGGCGGCCGAGCTCACCTCCTACCTGGCCGAGCTCGGCGTGAGCCACCTGTACCTCTCGCCGATCCTCCAGGCGGCGCCGGATTCCCGGCACGGCTACGACGTCACCGACCACTCCCGCGTCCGCGAGGAGTTCGGCGGCATGGCCGGGCTGCGCCGGCTGGCCGCGCGGGGGCTGCCGATCGTGGCGGACATCGTGCCGAACCACATGACGATCCCGGTCCCCGAGTCCGGCAACGCCCGGTTGTGGGACGTGCTGCGGCACGGGCCGGGCGCCGCCTCGGCCCGGTGGTTCGACCTCGACTGGATCGGCGGCCAGGTGGCGCTGCCCGTCCTCGGCCCCGGCGCCGACCCCGAGGCGGAGGTCGTGGCGGACGGCGACGTCCTGCGCTACCACGACCACGAATACCCGCTGCGCGGCGACGGGCGGCCCGCCGACCAGTTCTACCGCCTGGTCTCCTGGCGGGACGCCCCCGGCTACCGCCGCTTCTTCGACGTCTCGTCGCTGATCGGCCTGCGCGCCGAGGACCCGGAGGTGTTCGAGGCCACGCACGAGGTCATCCTGCGGCTGGTGGACGAGGGACTGGTCACGGGCCTGCGCGTGGACCATCCCGACGGGCTCGCCGACCCGCGCGGCTACCTGGCCCGGCTGCGCGGGCGCGCCCCGGTGTGGACGGTCGCCGAGAAGATCCTGGTCGAGGACGAACGGTTGCCCGGCGACTGGGCGTGCGAGGGCACGACCGGCTACGACGCGCTGAACATGGTGACCCGCCTGTTCGTCGACCCGGACGGGGAGGAGCCGCTGCTGGACGTCTTCGTCCGGCACACCGGCTTCCCGCCCGACTACGACGCCGTCCGCGACGAGGCGAAGAAGCAGGTGCTGGAGCGGTTCTTCACCGGCGAGGTCGACCGCCTCACCCGCGAGGTGCCGGAGCTGCGCGAGGCGTTCGTCGAGCTGCTCGCGGCCATGCCGGTCTACCGCGCCTACGCCGTGCCCGGCGAGGAGCACCCCGAGGAGACGCTGCGCATCGTCCGCGCCGCCGCCGAGGCCGCGTCCGCGAGGACGAACCCCGAGGCGGTCGCCAAGGCCGCCGACCTGGTCCTGTACGGCCCGCCGGAGACGGTCGTGCGGTTCCAGCAGACCTGCGGGCCGGTCATGGCCAAGGGCGTGGAGGACACCGCCCTGTACCGCTGGTACCCGCTGGCCTGCCTCAACGAGGTCGGCGGCGAGCCGGACCACTTCTGGGTGTCGCCCGACCGGTTCCACCGCTACTGCGAGGGCATGGCGCCGCACACGATGACCACGCTCTCGACCCACGACACCAAGCGCTCCGAGGACGTCCGCGCCCGGCTCGCCGTGCTGTCGGAGCTGCCCGCCGAGTGGGCCGAGGCCGTCGCCGGATGGACGGCCCAGGTCTCCTTCGACCCCAAGCTGGACTACCTGGCCTGGCAGAACCTGATGGCCGCCTGGCCCATCGACGCCGGCCGGTTCGCCGACTTCCTGGCCAAGGCCGCCCGCGAGGCCAAGACCTCGATCTCGTGGGCCGACCCCGACCCGTCCTACGAGCAGGGCGTCCGCGAGTTCGCGGCGCGGGCGATCGAGGTGTGCGGCCCCTCGGTGGCGGCGTTCACCGAGCGCGTCGACCGGTACGCCCGCGCCAACTCCCTCGGCCAGAAGCTCGTGCAGCTCATGATGCCGGGCATCCCCGACGTCTACCAGGGCTGCGAGACCACGGACTTCTCACTGGTGGACCCCGACAACCGGCGTCCGGTCGACTTCGCCTACCGCCGCTCGCTGCTCGGCGGGCCCGGCGCCGACAGCTGGGACGCCGCCAAGCTGCTGGTCACCGCCTCGGCGCTGCGGCTGCGCGCCCGCGTCGGCGAGGACCTGCCGTACGTCCCGCTGGACACCGAGGGCATCGGCCGGGACCACTCGGTGGCCTTCGCGCGGGGCGAGCGCGCGGTGGTCGTGGTCACCCGCCTGCCCGCCGGGCTGGAACGCCGCGGCGGCTGGGGTTGCGCGCCCGTCGGCCTGCCGCGGGGACGCTGGCGCGACGTCCTCACCGGTGTCCCGCACACCGGCCGGGTCCCGTACGCTCACCTGCTGGCGCGTTATCCCGTGGCGCTCCTGGAAAGAGAGTAG
- a CDS encoding PQQ-dependent sugar dehydrogenase — protein MRTPHPWPRGLGCVAVTLAALLVAAPPAGAAEDYQAEDGAVSQGGVFTTYTGYTGRGYVDYLDMTGGFVQLYVTAATAGTVGLTYRYANGTTGDLPLDITVNGVPAASGVSFPPTGGWGTWQTRTVNATLKAGTNKVRAIATTAGGGPNLDRLTVAEPIDTQPPTTPGAPSCSGVTANSLTLTWGAATDDTGVVAYDILHDAAKLAEAPGNTTSKQLTGLSPATEYRLSVRARDAAGNVSARSTQAVCTTEPGSDSEPPTAPSGLAVSQVGTTSARLSWNASTDNVGVTAYEVRSGSNVYATVTGAPPPTSTTVTGLACDSPYSLTVVARDAAQNTSPPSTGVSFRTSPCSTDGGIPSGITTISTGWSIPWGTAFLPDGQSALVTERDTFRVHKVALDGTRTQVGTVPNAVSTGGEGGLMGVAVDPAWATNHYVYFMHTASEGNRIARMTYDGTGLSTYTVLVQGITKNTYHDGGRLAFGPDGYLYATTGDALNGNNAQDRNSLNGKILRMTTSGAPAPGNPWGTLVYSMGHRNPQGLAFDRNGRLWEAEFGNNLQDELNLITPGANYGWPTCEGACDVAGMTNPKATWPTSQASPSGIAIVRNVIYMAAQRGERLWRIPINGDSDTVGTPAAYYVGTYGRLRTVTKVPGADQLWLSTTNADNAGREPAGSDKIFRVTIT, from the coding sequence ATGCGCACCCCCCACCCTTGGCCGCGCGGCCTCGGCTGCGTCGCCGTCACCCTCGCCGCCCTGCTGGTGGCCGCGCCCCCGGCCGGCGCCGCCGAGGACTACCAGGCCGAGGACGGCGCCGTCTCGCAGGGCGGCGTCTTCACCACCTACACCGGGTACACCGGCAGGGGCTACGTCGACTACCTCGACATGACGGGCGGCTTCGTCCAGCTCTACGTCACCGCCGCCACCGCCGGGACCGTCGGCCTGACCTACCGGTACGCCAACGGGACCACCGGCGACCTGCCGCTCGACATCACCGTCAACGGCGTCCCGGCCGCCTCCGGCGTGTCGTTCCCGCCGACCGGCGGCTGGGGAACCTGGCAGACCAGGACGGTCAACGCCACGCTGAAGGCCGGCACCAACAAGGTGCGCGCCATCGCCACCACCGCGGGCGGCGGCCCCAACCTGGACCGGCTCACCGTCGCCGAGCCCATCGACACCCAGCCGCCCACCACACCCGGCGCGCCGTCCTGCTCCGGCGTCACCGCCAACTCCCTCACCCTGACGTGGGGCGCCGCCACCGACGACACCGGAGTCGTCGCCTACGACATCCTCCACGACGCCGCCAAGCTCGCGGAGGCCCCGGGGAACACCACCTCCAAGCAGCTCACCGGGCTCTCGCCCGCCACCGAGTACCGCCTGTCGGTGCGGGCCCGCGACGCGGCCGGCAACGTCTCGGCCCGCAGTACGCAGGCCGTCTGCACGACCGAGCCCGGCTCCGACAGCGAGCCCCCCACCGCGCCCTCCGGCCTCGCGGTCTCCCAGGTCGGCACGACCAGCGCGCGGCTGAGCTGGAACGCCTCCACCGACAACGTGGGCGTGACCGCGTACGAGGTCAGGAGCGGCTCCAATGTGTACGCCACCGTGACCGGCGCGCCGCCCCCGACCAGTACCACCGTCACCGGCCTGGCCTGCGACAGCCCCTACTCGCTGACCGTGGTCGCCAGGGACGCGGCGCAGAACACCTCCCCGCCGAGCACCGGCGTGTCGTTCCGGACGTCGCCCTGCTCCACTGACGGCGGCATCCCCTCCGGCATCACCACCATCTCCACCGGCTGGTCGATCCCGTGGGGCACCGCCTTCCTGCCGGACGGGCAGTCGGCCCTGGTGACCGAGCGCGACACCTTCCGCGTCCACAAGGTGGCGCTCGACGGGACGCGCACGCAGGTCGGCACCGTGCCGAACGCGGTGAGCACCGGCGGCGAGGGCGGCCTCATGGGCGTGGCCGTGGACCCCGCGTGGGCGACCAACCACTACGTGTACTTCATGCACACCGCCTCGGAGGGCAACCGGATCGCCCGGATGACCTACGACGGCACCGGCCTGTCCACGTACACCGTCCTGGTGCAGGGCATCACCAAGAACACCTACCACGACGGCGGGCGCCTCGCCTTCGGGCCGGACGGCTACCTGTACGCGACCACCGGCGACGCGCTGAACGGCAACAACGCGCAGGACAGGAACTCGCTGAACGGCAAGATCCTCAGAATGACCACCAGCGGAGCCCCGGCCCCGGGCAACCCGTGGGGCACGCTGGTCTACTCCATGGGGCACCGCAACCCGCAGGGCCTGGCCTTCGACCGCAACGGCCGGCTGTGGGAGGCGGAGTTCGGCAACAACCTCCAGGACGAGCTGAACCTCATCACGCCCGGCGCCAACTACGGCTGGCCGACCTGTGAAGGCGCCTGCGACGTCGCGGGCATGACCAACCCGAAGGCGACGTGGCCGACGTCGCAGGCGTCACCGAGCGGCATCGCGATCGTCCGCAACGTGATCTACATGGCCGCGCAGCGGGGCGAGCGGCTGTGGCGGATCCCGATCAACGGCGATTCCGATACGGTCGGCACTCCGGCCGCCTACTACGTCGGCACCTACGGCCGCCTGCGGACCGTCACCAAGGTGCCCGGCGCCGACCAGCTCTGGCTGTCCACCACCAACGCCGACAACGCCGGACGCGAGCCGGCGGGCTCGGACAAGATCTTCCGGGTCACGATCACCTAG
- the mscL gene encoding large conductance mechanosensitive channel protein MscL: MGGFRKFLMRGNLVELAVAVVVGATFSGLVQALVADLITPLIAAVTGGRKPDFSQYTFTVNGAVFKYGDFVNHLLTFLIIAAVIYWLVVMPMTRLIAFFDRDKKSTEKQCPECRSDIPVDARRCAFCTVELSAAVPANDRPPA, encoded by the coding sequence ATGGGCGGATTCAGGAAGTTCCTGATGCGCGGCAATCTCGTGGAACTGGCCGTCGCGGTCGTGGTCGGCGCCACGTTCAGCGGGCTGGTGCAGGCGCTGGTCGCCGACCTGATCACCCCGTTGATCGCCGCCGTCACCGGCGGCCGCAAGCCCGACTTCTCGCAGTACACCTTCACGGTCAACGGCGCCGTGTTCAAGTACGGCGACTTCGTCAACCACCTGCTGACGTTCCTCATCATCGCCGCGGTCATCTATTGGCTGGTCGTGATGCCGATGACGCGGCTGATCGCCTTCTTCGACCGGGACAAGAAGAGCACCGAGAAGCAGTGCCCGGAATGCCGCAGCGACATCCCGGTGGACGCGCGCCGCTGCGCCTTCTGCACCGTCGAGCTGAGCGCCGCCGTCCCGGCGAACGACCGCCCGCCGGCCTGA